Genomic DNA from Bacteroides zhangwenhongii:
CAGAAATATGCCTTCAGAAAATATAGAATCAAAAGTGTAGAAGGCAGACATACCCATTTGTCTCCTGAAGAATTGCATAAACTGGAAGAAGTTCAACTCACAGAAAAGTTTGCAAAATTACAAAAGCCCAAAGATGCCTTTTTATTTTGTTGTTACGCTGGGTTACGATATTCTGATTTCACTCACCTGACCTCCGAGAATATCATTGAGTTTCATAGGGAATTTTGGCTTATCTATAAATCTGTCAAAACAGGCACTGAGGTACGCCTTCCATTATACCTATTGTTCGAGGGCAAAGGTGTTCATATACTCCACCGCTACAAGAATGACCTCGATAGTTTTTTCAAGTTAAAAGATAATTCCAATCTTAACAAGGAACTGAATGTACTAGCCAAATTGGCAGGAATCAGCAAACACATTTCTTTCCATGTGGCCCGCCACACGAATGCTACCTTATTAATATATAACGGTGCAAATATAACTACCGTACAAAAATTGTTGGGACACAAAAGTGTAAAAACCACTCAGGTATATGCCAATATAATGGACATCACAATCGTACGTGACCTCGAAAAAGCTGCTTCACAAAAGAATGAGTAACACTACCCACACACAAACATAGCATAATTCACCACATCACCACAGATTACACGGATTAACACAGATTAAAATCCGCGCATTGATAATCTGCATTTATCATCTGTGTTAATCCGTGTAATCTGTGGTGAAAAACGAGTTCTGACACAAATCATGAAGTACAGTTCACACTAGCAAGCCTATAGCAAATTCATTAATTCCTTCAAAGAGTGGATCTGGTAAGTAGGAAGAAAAGGGAAAGTAGTCCGCTCCGTCACATTGTAGAAAACCTGATGCATTCCAACTCCATAAGCTCCGGTAATATCAGCTTCCCAGCTGTCACCAATCATTAATGATTCCCGCAACTCAGACTGAGTGGTCGACAGAGCAAAATTAAATATTTCAGGGTAAGGCTTCAACACCCCGAGATCTTCCGAAAGAATCACCTTCTTAAAATAACCATCCACACCTGCCGAACGCATCTTGCGTGATTGCAATTCACGAAAACCGTTGGAAAGTATATAAAGATTATATTTCGGAGCAAGATATTCCAACACCTCTTTTGCGTATGGCATTAAGCCTCTTTTGGTAGGAATAATAGAAAAGAAATCTTTCGAAAACTGTTCCGCCAATGCTTCATCCTCCACCCCTACCGACATCAAAGGATAAAAGAAACGTTGGCGGTTCAATTCATCTTTCGTGATCTTTCCTTCACCATATTCAACCCAGAGTTCAGTATTTCTCTTTTGATAAATTGCATAAAAATGATCGAACGAATCAAAATAGCGTCCGTATGAATATTTCTGGTACACTTCTTCAAAAGTGTCACGGGCATTTTGAGAAAAGGCCCAAATAGTATCGTCAAGATCAAAAAATAGATTTTTATATTTCA
This window encodes:
- a CDS encoding site-specific integrase, with product MEKISYNLVFNRKKNLNKRGMALIQVEAYLNKKKMYLSTKIYIKPNQWDDKRKMVKNHPNADILNCMLYEYISTIEQTELGLWQQGKEISLSLLKDLLEKPVSNEKSFLDFYKEELATSSLKESTKHNHLSTLELLQAFKKEIFFTDLTFEFVSSFDSYLQSRGYHLNTVAKHMKHLKRYVNIAINKEYMDIQKYAFRKYRIKSVEGRHTHLSPEELHKLEEVQLTEKFAKLQKPKDAFLFCCYAGLRYSDFTHLTSENIIEFHREFWLIYKSVKTGTEVRLPLYLLFEGKGVHILHRYKNDLDSFFKLKDNSNLNKELNVLAKLAGISKHISFHVARHTNATLLIYNGANITTVQKLLGHKSVKTTQVYANIMDITIVRDLEKAASQKNE
- a CDS encoding YjjG family noncanonical pyrimidine nucleotidase gives rise to the protein MKYKNLFFDLDDTIWAFSQNARDTFEEVYQKYSYGRYFDSFDHFYAIYQKRNTELWVEYGEGKITKDELNRQRFFYPLMSVGVEDEALAEQFSKDFFSIIPTKRGLMPYAKEVLEYLAPKYNLYILSNGFRELQSRKMRSAGVDGYFKKVILSEDLGVLKPYPEIFNFALSTTQSELRESLMIGDSWEADITGAYGVGMHQVFYNVTERTTFPFLPTYQIHSLKELMNLL